Proteins from a single region of Crassaminicella profunda:
- a CDS encoding flagellar hook-length control protein FliK → MNGLMMNLNIQTNNRKLVDNQANNFIKTNKENSFDKVLKGKMKEPKEDKLKPSKDEMKNERTDFQRKESQEIKKEKPVNEAIDEDHIENIEEDKKENIPQEMMELIASLNVSIEELATIQETVENNENIAIKFEDIKSQLNKILSFMEQKNTTDIKDNVLSKEMLDQLKSQLEMLFNKEEMKLDLQDFHKVLSKLENLLAEETTNKNETSSIVASEVVNKGDIDALHTKEKTDSNTDTVQKELFVDTKNKAETNAENEKQMSQNDKNSEKFGFSANKNQKIVINDKIIQDIPTNFMVQDNMNGIENVKLETTLQKPNFQNILHQVVEKAQVIVDEKGSEMTLQLKPNHLGNLSMKIAVERGIVIANIVAENQIVKEVLESNFNDLKDALNEKGFGIQELNVSVGQDSDFQQQQNFMNFKKKNNEKAMGNSLEYENVVVNEDVSEVHSMRESTIDQLG, encoded by the coding sequence ATGAATGGATTGATGATGAATCTAAATATTCAAACGAACAATAGAAAGCTAGTGGACAATCAAGCAAACAACTTCATAAAGACAAATAAAGAAAATTCTTTTGACAAGGTACTAAAAGGAAAAATGAAAGAGCCTAAAGAAGATAAATTAAAACCATCTAAGGATGAAATGAAGAATGAAAGAACTGATTTTCAAAGGAAAGAATCTCAAGAAATCAAAAAAGAGAAACCTGTGAATGAAGCAATAGATGAAGATCATATTGAAAATATAGAAGAAGATAAAAAAGAGAATATACCACAGGAAATGATGGAACTGATTGCTTCTTTGAACGTGTCTATAGAAGAATTAGCTACAATACAGGAAACAGTAGAAAATAATGAAAATATAGCAATAAAATTCGAAGATATAAAATCACAGTTAAATAAAATACTATCTTTTATGGAACAAAAAAACACAACGGATATAAAAGATAATGTGTTGTCAAAAGAGATGCTAGATCAGTTAAAAAGCCAATTAGAAATGCTATTTAATAAAGAGGAAATGAAGTTAGATTTACAAGATTTTCATAAAGTATTATCAAAACTTGAAAATTTACTAGCAGAAGAGACAACGAATAAAAATGAAACAAGCAGTATAGTGGCTAGTGAAGTAGTAAACAAAGGTGACATAGATGCTTTACATACAAAAGAAAAAACAGATTCTAATACGGATACTGTTCAAAAAGAACTATTTGTAGATACAAAGAATAAAGCTGAGACAAATGCAGAAAATGAAAAACAAATGTCTCAAAATGACAAAAATAGTGAAAAGTTTGGATTCTCGGCAAACAAAAATCAAAAAATAGTTATCAATGATAAAATAATTCAAGATATTCCTACAAATTTCATGGTACAAGACAACATGAATGGAATAGAAAATGTGAAATTAGAAACAACACTACAAAAACCAAATTTTCAAAATATCTTACATCAGGTTGTTGAGAAGGCGCAAGTAATAGTTGATGAGAAGGGTTCTGAAATGACATTGCAGCTTAAACCAAATCATCTAGGAAATCTTTCTATGAAGATAGCAGTTGAAAGAGGAATTGTTATTGCAAATATCGTTGCAGAAAATCAAATAGTAAAGGAAGTTTTAGAATCTAATTTCAACGACTTAAAGGATGCCCTTAATGAAAAAGGATTTGGTATTCAAGAACTAAATGTATCTGTTGGACAAGATTCTGACTTTCAGCAGCAACAAAATTTTATGAACTTTAAGAAGAAAAATAATGAAAAAGCTATGGGGAATTCATTAGAATATGAAAATGTAGTGGTAAATGAAGACGTGAGTGAAGTACATTCTATGAGGGAATCTACAATAGACCAATTAGGGTAG
- the fliJ gene encoding flagellar export protein FliJ, with protein sequence MLKFSFKYQNLLKVKEKYEDVIKGKMHKAQSKLQDEKKRLEELENQKNDCGKRIALKIQSGASVGDLKIYDSFVMGLKRKISEQMQIVEQCSHEVNKCRQDLMKAAMEKRTFEKLKEKEKENFYYMEKKEEENFVDQLVTFQNFKSN encoded by the coding sequence ATGCTTAAATTTTCTTTTAAATATCAGAACTTGTTAAAAGTGAAAGAAAAATATGAAGATGTAATAAAAGGGAAAATGCATAAAGCACAGTCAAAGCTACAAGATGAAAAAAAAAGGCTAGAGGAGTTAGAAAACCAAAAAAATGACTGTGGAAAGCGTATTGCTTTGAAAATACAAAGTGGTGCAAGTGTTGGAGATTTAAAGATATATGATTCATTTGTAATGGGTTTAAAAAGAAAGATAAGCGAACAAATGCAGATTGTTGAGCAGTGTAGTCATGAAGTCAATAAATGCAGACAAGACTTAATGAAAGCAGCTATGGAAAAGAGGACTTTTGAAAAACTAAAAGAGAAAGAAAAAGAAAATTTTTATTATATGGAAAAAAAGGAAGAAGAAAACTTTGTAGATCAATTAGTAACATTTCAAAACTTTAAGAGTAATTAG
- the fliI gene encoding flagellar protein export ATPase FliI: protein MLNLDKYRYALENANLIKYSGKVSQVVGLTIESLGPAVKLGELCYIYPLKGVAPIKAEVVGFKNQKVLLMPLGEMDGIGPGSKVIATGELLSVNVGDELLGRILDGLGNPIDDGGRLSTTKKYPVNNQPPNPLKRKKIEEVLSLGVKAIDGLLTCGVGQRIGIFAGSGVGKSTLMGMIARNTEADVNVIALIGERGREVREFIEKDLQEEGLKRSVLVIATSDQPALVRMKGALLATSIAEYFRDQGKKVMLLMDSLTRFSMAQREVGLAVGEPPVTKGYTPSVFAALPKLLERSGNSDKGSITALYTVLVDGDDLNEPITDTARGILDGHIVLSRKLANKNHYPAIDVLASVSRVMPNIVDEEHRKFSGEFRDILATYKDAEDLINIGAYVSGSNPKIDHAIKMIDALNGYLRQGIHDKFNYNDATIQMKDLLQ, encoded by the coding sequence ATGCTTAATCTAGATAAATATAGATATGCTCTTGAAAATGCAAATTTGATTAAATATAGTGGAAAGGTTTCTCAAGTTGTAGGGCTAACAATAGAATCGTTAGGCCCTGCCGTTAAATTAGGAGAACTGTGTTATATTTATCCATTAAAGGGAGTTGCTCCAATAAAAGCTGAAGTAGTAGGATTTAAAAATCAAAAAGTATTACTAATGCCTTTAGGAGAAATGGATGGAATTGGACCTGGTAGTAAAGTTATTGCTACGGGGGAATTGTTATCCGTCAATGTGGGAGACGAGCTATTGGGTCGTATACTAGATGGATTAGGTAATCCTATAGATGATGGCGGAAGACTTTCTACTACAAAAAAATATCCAGTAAATAATCAACCTCCTAATCCTTTGAAAAGAAAAAAAATAGAAGAAGTCTTATCTCTTGGAGTAAAAGCCATTGATGGATTATTAACTTGTGGAGTGGGACAAAGAATAGGTATATTTGCCGGAAGTGGTGTTGGAAAAAGTACGCTCATGGGAATGATTGCGAGAAATACAGAAGCAGATGTAAATGTGATTGCTTTGATTGGAGAGCGTGGTAGAGAGGTAAGAGAATTTATTGAAAAAGATTTACAAGAAGAAGGATTAAAAAGGTCTGTATTAGTGATAGCAACTTCTGACCAACCAGCATTGGTAAGAATGAAAGGGGCTCTACTTGCTACTTCTATTGCAGAATATTTTAGAGATCAAGGAAAAAAGGTAATGTTATTAATGGACTCATTGACAAGGTTTTCAATGGCACAGCGAGAGGTTGGTTTAGCAGTAGGAGAACCTCCTGTAACAAAAGGATATACCCCTTCTGTTTTTGCAGCTTTGCCTAAACTACTTGAAAGATCTGGAAACTCTGATAAAGGTTCTATAACAGCTCTATATACGGTACTTGTAGATGGAGATGATTTGAATGAACCTATTACAGATACAGCAAGAGGTATACTAGATGGACATATTGTATTATCTAGAAAGCTTGCTAACAAAAACCATTATCCAGCTATTGATGTATTAGCAAGTGTTAGTAGAGTAATGCCTAATATTGTTGATGAAGAACATAGAAAGTTTTCGGGTGAATTTAGAGACATATTAGCTACTTATAAAGATGCTGAAGATTTGATTAATATTGGAGCTTATGTAAGTGGAAGCAATCCTAAAATTGACCATGCTATAAAGATGATTGATGCATTAAATGGTTATTTGAGACAAGGTATACATGATAAGTTTAATTACAATGATGCAACCATACAAATGAAAGATCTTCTACAATAG
- the fliG gene encoding flagellar motor switch protein FliG codes for MPRKTGLSGKEKAAVLLISLGPDKSAKIFKHLQEEEIEELTLEIANMRKIPSEEKEKVMEEFYQVCLAQEYISEGGINYAKEILEKALGTQKAYDIVNKLTASLQVRPFDFARKADASQLLNFIQNEHPQTIALILSYLGAQQAGQILSSLPQNKQAEVAKRIATMDRTTPEIIKEVEAVLESKLSSMVTQDYTTAGGIQSIVDLLNSVDRGTEKFIMETLEIEDVELAEEIKKRMFVFEDIVTLDSTSIQRFIRDVDNNDLAVALKGSTEEVQEIIFNNMSKRMAEMIKEDMDFMGPVRLRDVEESQQKIVNMIRKLEEAGEIIISRGGGDEIIV; via the coding sequence ATGCCTCGAAAAACGGGACTTAGTGGGAAAGAGAAGGCAGCTGTGCTGCTGATCTCTTTAGGACCAGATAAATCAGCAAAGATATTTAAACATCTTCAAGAAGAAGAGATTGAAGAATTAACATTAGAAATTGCAAATATGAGAAAAATTCCTTCTGAAGAAAAAGAGAAGGTTATGGAGGAATTCTATCAAGTATGTTTAGCACAGGAATATATTTCTGAAGGCGGTATTAACTATGCAAAAGAAATACTGGAAAAAGCATTAGGAACGCAAAAGGCCTATGATATTGTAAATAAGCTTACGGCTTCATTACAGGTTCGTCCTTTTGATTTTGCAAGGAAAGCGGATGCTAGTCAATTGTTAAACTTTATACAAAATGAACATCCTCAAACTATTGCACTAATTCTTTCGTATTTAGGAGCCCAACAAGCAGGACAAATATTATCTTCTTTGCCACAGAATAAGCAAGCTGAAGTAGCTAAGCGTATTGCTACCATGGATCGAACAACACCTGAAATTATCAAAGAGGTAGAAGCTGTTCTTGAAAGTAAATTATCATCTATGGTTACACAAGATTATACAACAGCTGGAGGAATACAATCTATTGTTGATTTATTAAATTCTGTGGATAGAGGAACAGAAAAGTTTATTATGGAAACTCTTGAAATAGAAGATGTTGAATTAGCAGAAGAGATTAAGAAGAGAATGTTTGTATTTGAGGATATTGTTACATTAGATAGTACATCTATTCAAAGATTTATTCGTGATGTTGATAATAATGACTTAGCTGTTGCATTAAAAGGGTCTACTGAAGAAGTACAAGAGATTATATTTAATAATATGTCAAAACGAATGGCAGAAATGATCAAAGAAGATATGGACTTTATGGGACCAGTGAGATTAAGAGATGTGGAAGAGTCACAACAAAAAATTGTCAATATGATCAGAAAACTAGAAGAAGCAGGCGAGATTATTATATCTCGTGGAGGAGGGGACGAAATCATTGTCTAG
- a CDS encoding FliH/SctL family protein — translation MSRIFKSSYVQVGDMKELGIESIPKDSLEIHVEKDCEEKLQEEKEPEVDFEEIYNQKMQEIEALTKKKLEEAESQAQTIISDAYEDSKKIYENAKNDGFTQGKSEGYKVGKEEADKLIKEALGIKNEVIMTKKEFTSKLEKEGIELIIDTVERILNMKVEDSYETIIGLVKAALSKCAYTESLVLRVSPDDYGYAISAKDKILALSENVDDIKIKQDPSLKKGSCILDTVSGSIDSSIETQFNQIKSLFHEILESE, via the coding sequence TTGTCTAGGATTTTTAAGTCTTCTTATGTACAAGTTGGTGATATGAAAGAACTTGGGATAGAAAGCATTCCTAAAGATTCTTTAGAAATTCATGTAGAGAAAGATTGTGAAGAAAAGCTCCAAGAAGAAAAGGAACCAGAAGTTGACTTTGAAGAAATTTATAATCAAAAAATGCAAGAAATTGAAGCTTTAACCAAAAAAAAGTTAGAAGAAGCAGAAAGTCAAGCACAAACTATTATTAGTGATGCATATGAAGATTCAAAAAAAATATATGAAAATGCAAAAAATGATGGCTTTACACAAGGAAAATCTGAAGGATATAAAGTAGGTAAAGAAGAAGCAGATAAGCTTATTAAAGAAGCTTTAGGTATAAAAAATGAAGTGATAATGACAAAGAAGGAGTTTACTTCAAAATTGGAGAAGGAAGGTATTGAGCTTATTATTGATACTGTAGAAAGAATATTAAATATGAAGGTAGAAGATTCCTATGAAACAATCATTGGACTTGTAAAAGCAGCTCTTAGTAAATGTGCTTATACAGAATCTTTAGTCCTTAGAGTGAGTCCTGATGATTATGGTTATGCCATTAGTGCAAAGGATAAAATATTAGCTTTATCAGAAAATGTTGATGATATTAAGATTAAACAAGATCCTTCCTTAAAAAAGGGTAGTTGTATTTTGGATACAGTTTCAGGAAGCATTGATTCAAGTATAGAAACACAATTCAATCAAATTAAGTCATTATTTCATGAAATATTAGAGAGCGAGTGA